CTGGCTCGTTAATTGAGGAAACGCGAGACGTGGATACCCTGGCAGAATCACCTAAGCCCTGCGTATATGGCTCAAGCCTGTTCAAAGGTGATTTACCGTACGTCACCCTTCGTTTCCTATTTTGTGGCATGCTAAGTAGAATAGACGGGGTATGGGGAATAAAGAGAGCTGAATTGAATGATATAGGCAAGGTGCGCAAAGCACAGTATTCCACGCATCCTCTTATGGTATCCGAAGGCAGTGTCCTTGGAGATTCGTATTTCGTTGTTCCAAAACTGGGGCGAGCTCTCAGCCCCTCTCACATGATGACTAATACTGTCACGGTTAACCAGTAGcagttagttaactaaagCTAGACCCAGGGCCATGGAGTAGGTATTGAAGCTCTCTTTATGGGGAACGCCTGCGGTAGGGGTTTAATAGTGGTATCGGCCGTCTTCTTAATGGATTTATATAGAGAAAAATCGACGAGGAACTGGTCATATTGGTCATGGTAAAATAACTGATCTTCCTAGTGTCCCCCGTCCATGACATAAAGAAGGTAAGAACAACGTCCTCGATAGAAAAGCCGGAAAGATAGCTTCTCCGGTTCCGCCAAGCAAGAGTATCTGTTTCAGTTTTTACTGTTGCTGTAGGTTATTTGAGTGTTCTCAACTTACCAATCTGTTGAACAGCATATCAACCAGGAGCGAGGGTCAGCGGTTCCCGCACTGGTGGAAATATCTAAATACCGATTTCTTGCGTAACTAGTAAATTCAGGGCCTGTTTTATACTGTCCAAGTACTAGGGACTCCAAGCACTCTCTCCCGATCATAGTCATCTTCACTTGTAGACTAACTGGAAAGTAATTTAATTCTTCACCATTCTTTGTCGTAGTTAATGGGGCTTGGGATCACCACTGGTGTATGTCCCCTCGCAGCAGACTGGTAGTATACGGGGTACAGCCAACAACAGCGGGATCAGCAGGCAAGACTAGTTGGGTGGACACGCGATCAGAGGCAGCTTATCTTCGTTCTTTGCATTTTGATACAAAATTGCCTCTCATGCGTTCAGTGCCTAGTCCGCTGAACATTCTGTCAACCACCCAACCATTCAACCATTCATGTTATTATACCCTGGTAACACCACCTCAACATTGGACACGGTTTTACCCTTGGGGGCCTTTTTAGTATTCTGCGCCCTTCTCTACCCCACCCCCACGATAACATAACAGTGTCATCGTCATTtttattttgctttttattttgtttttgttttttacaTCTACCGAGGCGTTATCTTCCTATCCAAAATGAGCGGAACAACAGAACCTATTCCTTCACCGGCTCAAGGCGTTGGCCCAGTTTACCGATCGGATAGGGAAAAGCCCACAGCAACAGTGTCCAAGAGCATATCTTACGAGAACGTCCATGTCCTTCCTCAGACTCCTCAACTGATAGCACTATTGACGTAAGTCGCAAGTTTATCCAGGCCCTCCATGGATTATCCACACTCCAAGCCCGACTAATACACCGCAGCATGATTAGAGATCAGAATACCGGTCGCGCTGATTTCATCTTCTACTCGAACCGAATAATCCGCCTCCTGGTAGAAGAAGGACTCAACCATCTCCCAGTTGTCGAGCAATCTGTCACTACCCCCGTCGGTCGCTCTTATCTGGGCGTTAAGTTCGAGGGTAAAATCTGTGGTGTTTCAATCAtgcgagctggagaggccATGGAGCAGGGGCTGAGAGATTGCTGTCGTTCCGTGCGAATAGGCAAGATTCTCATACAACGAGATGAAGAAACATGCATGCCGAAGCTTTTCTATGAAAAGCTACCCACTGATATCTCCAATCGATGGGTCCTTTTACTTGATCCAATGTTTGCAACTGGTAAGCAAAGACGTACTTGCAGTGCTGAGTTCAACGGGgttaaaaataaactagGGGGATCCGCAACACTCGCTGTCGAAATATTAAAGGCTAAGGGTGTTCCCGAAGAGCGCATTCTTTTCCTTAACCTTATCGCGAGCCCCTCGGGTGTTGCAGATTTCGCCGAACGCTTTCCTAGGCTACGAGTTGTGACAGCCTTTATCGACCAAGGTCTGGATGAAAAGAAGTAAGGACGCGCCAGTGGGTTTTGGTAACCACCCTCATGCTAAGTTTTTATAGGTATATAATTCCCGGTCTCGGTGATTTCGGTGACCGCTATTATACCCTATAAGATCCGTCCTAGGCGGGTCTgtcccccctcccccgccccTTTCTTCGGAAGGACATAAACCGCATCAACCATTTTGTCGGAACAGTGATACGTACCATTGGTGAGGCACACACACATTGTCGCATATCATATTGACAGGGCATTGGACTTCTGGAAAATAGCAGAGCATGGTGGAGGTTCATAGAATCTTCATATTGTAGGTTGTTTATCTTTTCGGTAATAACCCCATTAGTCCTCGGCAAATTGACCAGTCTGCTctgcaacaccaacaccctgACCGCCTGGAGAATAGGGTCGGTTATTAGAACGCGTGGCGATAGCATCGCTTTCTTCGTATCTATCCGCGGTGTCCTTGGCAACTGCGTCACAGGCGTCAACCCAATCAGAGTATACATCGACGGCAGCAGAGAGGTCTAAAGGCATGTGTGGTTAATACTAGTGCGACCCTATCAGAAAATTCTAGAGCTTACAGTTGATGCCCGTCTGAAACCGTTGTCCGCAGACCTTGCAAGACAAATGTCCTAGTCCTAGCTTTTTGTCCAACTTCACAACAATCGAATTCTCGTGATTGCAAAATAGACAGGCGAACGTGCTTGGAAGAGGCTCTCTCTGCTCCTGGATTAGCCCCTGTTCGAACGGGTATGAAGCTGTCTTCAAACTTGTACTACCTTTCTGGGCTGCTGGGGTTGACGGCTTGACTTCTTACGTTTACCCTATCATTATAACGTATCAGATACAGCTCCGGGAGATATGCAACCTCAAAATTGCGTGAATAGAACATATGGAGCTAAACATACCATACTTGATATATGCGGATGGGATATGGCAACGAAAAATTAGCGGTCTTGTGAATGTCCCCGGAACTCTTATGTTGATTGAATCAGGTTCGGCTCTAGCCTGGGGTGGTATTCGGGTGCACGGATGCAAAGGATGCAAAGGATGCAAATAGTGCAAAGTGCATATCCTGCGGCTCTCGAGTCTCACGCAGGCTGTTTGCACTTTGCTAGCCCCACTATACCTAACTTTAACAGTCACAGACCCTCGGTGGGGGGCGGCTAAACAATGAAAGGTATGGTGGCATGTGGGCTCTGTATTAAGTACTGACTATACTGTATATAGTACATTCTCTGTAGATTGTCTGTATACGAAAAGTCACCATCTCGTCTGTTGGGTAGTGGTTAAAGTCCCTTAGACGAGTTAGGAATTAGAtcactgttgttgttgagcggTGTGTGACAGCCCTGCTATGAATATACAGTGTAGTAGTGGTGAATTCACCTATATCAAGGTATCATATACAGATctaagaagaaaaaaagaccCCTTCACAtaatgaaaaaaaaaaaaaaaaaaaagaccaaCTAGAGAATCTCAGATAAGAGATCTTATGCCTTCATAGGTTAGTGTCAACAAAAGTCCAACTACGGCTTGTAGCAGGCTCCAGAAAACACAGGGTCAAACGCTGGATGTGGGGATGGATGATGCTTACACGTGACTTATCAATCCTCCAATAAAACGACGTCAGGTTTGTGGGTAATATATTACGTAAAGCAACTATAGGGCCAGCGTCTCGCTTAACGGAACTTTTCTGTGGGATTTTGTCCTCAACTTCTTGTCCGTCGAAACCGCGGCAAGCAGCACGAACCGACTCGACCACTTCCACCTAATTGCGTGGTGTCAACTTCTCGTCTATCTTCGACCATTGACGGATAGGACCGAGTCGCAATTATGGCTGTTGGAAAGTACGACATTTCGATCCCTGAGTCAATGAAACCCCAAACCCGATGAGCCTGTTGCTAATGAACGGCTAGAAACAAGCGCTTGTCGAAGGGCAAGAAGGGAATCAAGAAGAGAACTGTTGATCCCTTTACCAGGAAGGATGAGTACTCCGTGAAGGTAAGCAGCctaagtttttttttttttggatcCTGGGCTTTGTTAACAACGATTAGGCTCCCTCGACCTTCCAGATCCGAGAGTGAGTTGGATGCTGGCTGAAGATTTTTCATGACACTTGACTGTGGGAAAGGAACTAACTGATTCGAAAAGCGTCGGGAAGACCCTTGTCAACCGTACCAGCGGTCTTAAGAATGCGAACGATTCCTTGAAGGGCCGCATTTTCGAAGTCTCTCTCGCGGATCTCCAAAACGACGAAGACCATGCCTTCCGCAAGGTCAAGCTCCGCGTTGATGAAATCCAAGGAAAGAACTGTCTCACCAACTTCCACGGTCTTGACTTCACCACCGACAAGCTACGATCCCTTGTGCGCAAATGGCAGTCACTTATTGAGGCCAACGTCACCGTGAAGACAACCGATGACTATCTTCTACGCCTGTTCGCAATCGCCTTTACCAAGAGACGTCCCAACCAGATCAAGAAAACCACATACGCTCGCTCGTCCCAGATCCGCGCTatcaggaagaagatgaccGAAATTATGCAACGGGAGGCCTCGAGCTGTTCTCTTTCCCAGCTTACGACAAAGCTCATCCCCGAGGTTATTGGCCGCGAAATCGAGAAGGCAACACAGGGAATCTATCCCCTTCAGCATGTACGTCTTATGTCAATAGCATCGTGAAGATTACAGCTAATCAATATACAGGTCCACATTCGCAAGGTTAAACTTCTTAAGGCGCCCAAGTTTGATCTCGGTGCACTGCTCAACCTGCATGGTGAGTCAACCACCGATGACAAGGGTCAGAAGGTGGAGAGGGAGTTCAAGGAACAGGTTCTGGAAACTGTTTGAGGTTCTAGAATTTCCTAGCTCATGGGCTTTTCTCTTTTGTAGGGTCCTGGGAAGTTTTCTAGATTGTTCCGCTGTGAAAATAAACAAAATCAATGTCACCGTGAATGATACTTTTCTATTCGTATCCCAATTTGTCGCCTGCCTATTCAGACTTGTGGAGCCATTTCGCTCTGTACTGGACGTTCCGACGTGCCAAGTTAAAATCATAGGGAATGCCATTGGGACGGGTAACCGGTAAAGGATATTATTATCGTAAGAACCAGCTCCGAACATCACGGCCCAGACCTCCTCATGGGACTAGCCCTAGCCCTAGCCACGTGGCACGCTATTACCTACTAGAAATATATTCTTGTCATGAACTGATGATGTTATGAACTTACAATATTAGCAGGTGTAGCTTATTACTTACTGGATAGTGCTACTGTTATTCATTCTATTTGTGATTCTCTCCACAGTAACCGACCCCTCTGGTAACCTGCGGGATCACTGTCGCAAGTTGGCGATCTTGGTGAATTGGTAAAGTGTTGAATTAGTTTAATCAACAGGATCCGGGAagtagagctaaagctatttaattagaataatataagtccgctggtatataaatatagtaaataatataaaatctttaatatatcttaataaataataattaatagtaataataaaactttcttatttaattattctttaaatattttttatatatattattttttatttcctgtctaagttaatatatatttataaagatataaagtttttttatttaattttattattataatataactaattattatttattaatatatattttaatttaatataatattatttataaaggtctttattaaaatttagagtaagttttaattaaataatagatataataagatatatcttttaatttaataataaatctttaaattaataaatttattttttaatatatttaataataataaataaaccagtatattacttactaaacttaaataataagtattaaggaataaataacttatatttataatataaatataaataaataaatttactagaattaaatactactaatagatatttttaattatataaaatttttatataaataatagtaaattttatagcttttttaatatttaatctaatattaaagtcttatttaaatatatatcttaatatattgtagagtatatatagctttatattaaataataacttatataaacttattttaataaataagctttatttattttattgattCATACACAGATCTGTCAGCTTATAGCTGAATACTAGAAAAGATCCCTATCTAGCAGTAAGCTACTCTACTAGGGcaatctaaatatataaaattaaataatataaagctatttagaCCTTTctattagttttattttttaattattacttattactatatatattttctatatatagtttttaaGGCgcctctatatttataaatagtttcTAGATTTTAGgttttatatctttataaatattagttacTACTAATTTTTAGAGATTAGTAgatttattagtctttatttaataaaaatctaattatttattaattatttttttatatttttaatagtacCTAGATCAGCTCTACCAGcatctttattagattaaaattataatttttaatacttCTAAATTAATCTagaaactatatttatattataaattctaagattttatagataagaCCTAGCTTACTACTAATCTtaagtagttattaataattagtaattTACTTATTCctctataaaatatttaattataaattagtataataattatatactattaaaatatattagataatttatataacCTCTCTAtaggaatatataataatttttatagtattaaaaatatttaaataacttataaatactatcttatttatctatatctatattaatactaaattatatatatacagaatattcttatatagttCTAGtacttatttaataatatttaatagtattctttatatataactcttataattattattaatttatagactttattaaacttcttaaataagattaatcattatatataaaaaaggaagaacCAGTGATACCACAAAAGTATCGCTACACTTTACTTTATAAGTTAAAAGTTTGATTTAActctataaataattaattttaactCTTTCTAtcttcttttaattattttttatgGTATAGTGGCcaaaataatactaactaaaaataaattaagaataatatagttttaaCTAagatactagtaatatactaatatatatatatatactaataactttattattatagtatattaactaaaagACTTTTAGTTATCTACTAGCTTAAACAGGTGCAGATTTATTAAGgctatatttttaatactaatagagGCTGtaattaaacttaaataatagatttaagaaatatcttcttataataatctagctaagaatattaaattaataaagaaattacTATAGTAGTAATTAAAAAGCTAGTTATAACTAAttaagttagttaattaatttaagaaatttagttataatatagtaactTTACTATTATTCAGCTCTTtaaaatcttagattaaatttatatattaagatattatagtaatagtaatcttaggattttatatatctaattaattatagagaacttaaattaatataaattttttttttagaagtactactactagtatctttaatactactattttaatttttttttaataaagaatctttaactatatatataaagaataatctttatagtaattaatttattataatataattatctaaagtttattaactagattaatataagtattatagagaataagaataagataatctaatattagaaatattacTTAGTAAGgatattatcttaattattaataatataaaaaatattaaataattaatttaatctatatctttatagcTCTAgatctttaaaattaaagttattttaaaGTACTGTAGTTACCCTgtagtattttataaaatagagatataaataataggataaaataatttagttaaatattaaaaaatcttaattaagtatttatagGCTATTggtattatatatctagctaTTATACCTGCagagattatatatataaattaaatataattataaaaaataatagtttataaaaactaatctttaatattaataataaaatttaataataactatactattaatataacaGTCTATTAGAATATagtcttaaataataagtattatataataagtttatataattataaataatagttattataatattttagttattaaaattatagttatattatttaatattataagaaatCCCCTATCTATAcctattataaataaaaatatttaactaagaattataaatataagaataattctaagtaagtttattatatattttataagagtaaatattttatatttaattatagatataagaaCCagtataagtatttaataattatttaataaaagtaagCTATATACCTATAATTTTAtctaaaaatcttataattagatattataatcctaactataaaatttattaaaaatatattaaatattttattaaataactttTAGTATATCTCTAAGTTCTAGAGGGCCAGGACCACTACTAATAAATAGCTGGTAGTCTAGAGTAAGAGCTATAAAACCCAAagtaaaaattaaaaaaataattatttttaaagttaatattaattatccGCGGCCGGAGTATTCTAGAGTCTTAAGCTTTAGAAAATACTAGCCTAGGCTACAggctatataaaatattctaataaataatttagaatatttaatagagatagtaataataataaaataataattttttagaatcttaaataagataatagtaagtatatttatatatataagatttaagcTactattagaaatattagtataatataatgttatgcgccgctacctgcagatgctgtataatagtgTCTTAggtatataactatatattatattactagttcttagctaggagaactaataattaattctattaaatataaatctattttttattaattatatattatatttctataattcttaaagaattattatattagtattatagtcttataattctaattactcTTCTTTTAaagatctaatatatatagttataatagaatttaaaatctaaaaataaacttaatattatagtatataaaactaaacagtccttattatataaaataatataataatataaatttttaagataataaataaaaaccaagaaataataaatattaaaaaaataaataatactataatttattatttaagcttaaaaataatagaagaagacttattctaattctaaaatttaatataaaataataaaaataatctataatttagtaaaaatattaaaaagcttttaaaataaaaagaagtagctatataatatattaaattgatattattataaaaaaaataaaaaactttaaaaactaaattatatatataaatataaagatattattctagaatatctaaataataatataatcagTCTTAGggatactataaaataattaatttttaagattagataattctaaaaataataagataagatttctaaaaaaaatatctttatataaagaaatttactagctataatttatataaatatttagattaacgcctttatataaaaaactatttttaaatatttttaaaatattataaaactaataaaaagaagattagctatataataatattcttaataatatctaaaatatataattagaaaaaaatatatataatcttattaaaaaatttaatataaaataactttaataatactctactatatataattaataatctaataatattataataagaagtaataatattatactataatatatatataacttatttattaataattaaataattaattctaaaatattaaagcGCGCTGgaattaaactataattatagaaattttAAGAAAATcctaatttataaaatatatatattaataaatagtatataagacttatctaaaataaaaatataataataaaaataattataaaaaattataaatctataataaaagctataaatattaatataatatttaaaaaaagataaaaaatataaaaatatataaagataatttagactattataattataataaaactaaatatattagattataatattaactagtaagtagtagagtatatttataaaaaaataatataaaatttaataagattataaataaattaaaaaatttaagaattaagagttttatatagtaaaggTACTAAATCTtctttttaaattataataataaaagataattatatttataatattctcaaaaaaaaaaataaaaataattattaaaaatatagattttattaaactttaatataaaaataaattttataagctaatactagattaaataaaacttatttctaaataataaagagatACTAaaaagagtatatataataaataattataatataattttttataaaaactatatactattagtatatataaaagatataaaaaataaactatataaataatacttaagatttaaagctattaatatagataaatataatataattttagattaaattagttaaagactattaatttattaataaattaatataataaattatagaagtACTATAAAGagaaatctataaatttaaaaataattatatttatataagaatata
This genomic interval from Aspergillus puulaauensis MK2 DNA, chromosome 7, nearly complete sequence contains the following:
- the FUR1_2 gene encoding uracil phosphoribosyltransferase (COG:F;~EggNog:ENOG410PF9P;~InterPro:IPR029057,IPR000836;~PFAM:PF14681;~go_process: GO:0009116 - nucleoside metabolic process [Evidence IEA]), producing the protein MSGTTEPIPSPAQGVGPVYRSDREKPTATVSKSISYENVHVLPQTPQLIALLTMIRDQNTGRADFIFYSNRIIRLLVEEGLNHLPVVEQSVTTPVGRSYLGVKFEGKICGVSIMRAGEAMEQGLRDCCRSVRIGKILIQRDEETCMPKLFYEKLPTDISNRWVLLLDPMFATGGSATLAVEILKAKGVPEERILFLNLIASPSGVADFAERFPRLRVVTAFIDQGLDEKKYIIPGLGDFGDRYYTL
- a CDS encoding transcription elongation factor 1 family protein (BUSCO:EOG09265KPR;~COG:K;~EggNog:ENOG410PQMN;~InterPro:IPR007808,IPR038567;~PFAM:PF05129); the encoded protein is MGKRKKSSRQPQQPRKREPLPSTFACLFCNHENSIVVKLDKKLGLGHLSCKVCGQRFQTGINYLSAAVDVYSDWVDACDAVAKDTADRYEESDAIATRSNNRPYSPGGQGVGVAEQTGQFAED
- the rps1 gene encoding 40S ribosomal protein eS1 (COG:J;~EggNog:ENOG410PGZY;~InterPro:IPR027500,IPR001593,IPR018281;~PFAM:PF01015;~go_component: GO:0005840 - ribosome [Evidence IEA];~go_function: GO:0003735 - structural constituent of ribosome [Evidence IEA];~go_process: GO:0006412 - translation [Evidence IEA]) → MAVGKNKRLSKGKKGIKKRTVDPFTRKDEYSVKAPSTFQIRDVGKTLVNRTSGLKNANDSLKGRIFEVSLADLQNDEDHAFRKVKLRVDEIQGKNCLTNFHGLDFTTDKLRSLVRKWQSLIEANVTVKTTDDYLLRLFAIAFTKRRPNQIKKTTYARSSQIRAIRKKMTEIMQREASSCSLSQLTTKLIPEVIGREIEKATQGIYPLQHVHIRKVKLLKAPKFDLGALLNLHGESTTDDKGQKVEREFKEQVLETV